GCACCATGACAAGTCCGTCGATGGAACGACCGACTGCGATCGCTTCCGGCGAGATCGAGCCTTTGGCAAAGGCGAACAGACCGCCGGCGACACCGCAAATACAGCCGGCAATCGCAAAGCCAAGCCAGTGAATGCGTTTGACGTCGATGCCGATGGCTTCGGCACGTAGGGCTGAGTCCCGGCCAGCGCGCATCGCGTAGCCGAACGGCGCGAACAGGAAGCGCCGCAGCATCAGCACGGCAATGACGGCCAGCGTCAGCGCCAACAGGTAATAAACCCAGGCCTTGTTGAACGGCGCGGTCGGCCATACGCCGATCACGCCATTGGAGCCACCGGTGAAAGTCTCCCACTGGAACACGGCGGCCCAGACGATTTGCGCGAAAGCCAGCGTCAACATAGCGAGATAAACGCCGGACAAACGCACGGCGAACCAGCCGAACAACAGCGCGCCGAGCAGGGCGACGGCGGGCGCGACCATCAGCGCCGCCAGCATCGGGAAGCCGGCCGCCTTGACCAGCAGCGCCGCGCCATAGGCGCCGAGACCGAAATAGGCAGCATGGCCGAAGGAGTGCATGCCGCCCGGCCCCATGATGAAGTGCAGCGAGGTGGCAAAGATCACCGCGATCAGGACGTCGGTTGCCAGGATCAACAAGTACGGCGACGCCTGCGCCATCACCGGCAAAGCGAGCAGCAGCACGAGAACCGCGGCGCCGAGGACTTTCAGCATGGGCGCCGCCGGACGAATCGGTTCTTCCGGTTCGGCGACCGAGCGCACGTTGCCCTGCGGCTTGCCCAGCAGGCCGTAAGGTCGCGCGATCAGCACAATGGCCATGACGATGAATTCGGCGACCAGGGTGAATTTCGAGGCGTTGAACTGGATGAAGCCGAGATCGACCACGCCGATGGCGATGCACAGCGCCTTGACCTCGGCGATGATGATCGCAGCGAGATAAGCGCCGGTGATCGAGCCCATGCCGCCGACCACGACGACGACGAAGGCATCGCCAATGGCAACCAGATCGGTCGCCAGATTGGCCGGCTCGCGCGCCACCTGGAGAGCGCCGCCGAGGCCGGCCAGCATCGAGCCGAGCGCGAACACCGAGGTGAACAGCACGGCCTGATTGACGCCGAGCGCGCCGACCATTTCGCGGTCCTGCGTCGCGGCACGAATGAGGCGGCCAAAGCGCGTCTTGGCGAGAGCAAAGTGCAGCAGCAACAGAACCGCCGGCGCGATGAAAATCAGAAACAGATCGTAGCTCGGCAGCCGGCGGCCAAAGACCTCGACCGCACCGGCAAGCCCCGGCGCGCGCGGGCCGAGCAGGTCTTCCGGACCCCACAGCCACAACGTCATGTCGTTGAATATCAGCACCAGCGCAAAGGTCGCCAGCAACTGGAACAACTCCGGCGCGCGATAAATGCGGCGCAGCAACAGCATCTCGATCGCTGCACCGATCAAGCCGACAAACAGCGCCGTCAGAACGATGCCGCCCCAGAAGCCAAAGGCACCGCCGATTTTCGTGGCCAGCGTGTAGGCGATGTAGGTCCCGAGCATATAGAGGGACCCGTGCGCAATGTTGACAATGCGCGTGACGCCAAAGATCAGCGACAGCCCGGCCGCGATGAAAAACAGGCCGGATGCCGTGGAGAGGCCGTTGAGGGCCTGAAACAGAAAAGCGTTGAGAGTCATTTGAGAGACATTGCCGCTTGCGCTCTTACCCTCTCCCACCAGAACTCGGGTTTACCCGAGTTCTGCACTTTCAGTGGCGGAAGTCGGAAACATCCGACTTCCGCTGGGAGAAGGTGCCGAGCGAACAAAGTGAGCGAGGCGGGAGAGGGGTCCAGAGATCTGTACGCCACTCACCCCTCTCCCGGCTCGTGCTCGCTATCGCTCCGCACTCGCCACCCTCTCCCCCAAGGGGAGAGGGGAAAGCGAGTTTTGCGGCATAGCTCACATCAGTTCGCGCCGGCCGGACGCAGCTTCTTGACTTCCTCGTCGCTCGGCAGAACGGAAGCGCCGTCGATGTACTTGAAGTCGTCCATCGTACCCTTGCCCTTTTCGAGCGCGATCTTGCCGACATAGGCACCCATCGTCGCTTGATGATCGCTGGCGCGATACTGGAACGGACCGAACGGGCTCTGAACGTAGAGACCCTTGAAGGCTTCGACCAGCGAGTCGGCGTCGAGACCCTTGGTCTTGGCGAGGCCCGCGGCGATCGACTTGATGGTGGTGTAGCCGACGATCGATCCGAGACGCGGATAGTCGTTGAACTTCTTCTGATACGCCGTGAGGAAGGCGACGTGCTCCGGCGTCTTGATCTTGTCCCACGGATAACCGGTGACGATCCAGCCGACCGGCGCTTCAGCGCCGAGCGGGTCGAGATATTCCGGCTCGCCCGACAAGAGGCTGACCACGGTGCGATCCTTGAACACGCCGCGGGTGTTGCCTTCGCGCACGAACTTGGCGAGGTCGGGCCCGAACAGCACGTTGAAGATCGCGTCCGGCTTGGCATCGTCGATCGCCTGCGCCACGGCGCCGGCATCGACCTTGCCGAGCGGCGGCGCCTGCTCGGTGACGAACTCGACGTCCGGCTGCGCCTTCTTCAGCATCGCCTTGAAGTTCGCGGCAGCCGACTGACCGTATTCGAAGTTCGGATAGACCAGTGCCCAGCGCTTCTTCTTGGCGGCGACCGCGGCCGGCATCAACATCGCTGTCTGCATGTAGGTCGTCGCGCGCAGGCGGTAGGTGTACTTGTTGCCGTTCTCCCAGGTGATCTTGTCGGTGAGCGGCTCTGCGGCGAGGAAGAAGACCTTCTTCTGACCGGCGAAGTTCGTCACCGCAAGACCGATATGCGACAGGAAGGTACCGGCGATCATCGACACGCCTTCGCGCGTCACCAGTTCCTCGGCGACCCGGACCGCTTCGCCGGGGTTGCCGCCGTCGTCGCGGATGATCAGCTCGATCTTCTTGCCGTTGACGCCACCCTTGGCGTTGACCTCTTCGAGCGCCAATTCCATGCCCTTCTTGTAGGGATCGAGGAAGGCGGGCTGCGACTTGTAACTATTCAGTTCACCGATCTTGATCGTGTCCTGAGCGACCGCCGGGAAGCTCAATCCGGCGGCGAGGACGAAGGCGAGCGAGGTCAGATAGCGCCTCTTCAAAAGAGCATTGGCTTTCATCTTGCGACTCCATGCGTGGCGACGTCTGGGATCAGACGCCGCGAATTCGACAAATCGTGATTCCCCAATCGGACTATTTTTTCGTGTTCCAAATAGTCCGATTGCCTTTCCACCCTGTCAAGCAAACGTCCCGGCATGAATTCAGATTTGGCCTCGATCAACCCCGCGGCTTGTCGCGGAATTTGTCCATCAGCGCCTTGTCCTGGCCGCCGTCGATCTCGATCATGGTGCCGTTGACCATGTGCATCGTCGGAGATGCCAGCATCGTGACGAGATTGGCCACTTCCTCAACCTCGGCGATACGGCCGAGCGGAATCGAGGCCGGCGCCAGCTTGTCGGCTTCCTCGCGCGAAATCTTCATATCGCGCGACATGGCGTCGACGAGACCCGCCCAACGCTCGGTGCGCACCGGGCCCGGATTGACGGCCACAAACGAGATATTGTCCTTGCCGTACTGGCCGGCGAGCGACAGCGTGAGATTCTGGCCGGCGGCATTGGCCGCGCCCGGGCAGATTTCCCAGTAGGACGGCTTCACGCCGTCATTGCCGATGAGGTTGACGACGCGGCCACCGCCCTGCGCGCGCATGATCGGCAGCACGTAACGCAGGCAACGCACATAGCCCATGAATTTGAGCTGCAGGCCCTTTTCCCAGTCGTCTTCCGTCAAATGCTCGATCACGCCGCCGGCGGCGGAGCCGGCATTGTTGACCATGATGTCGATGCGGCCGAGGGCCTTGTGGCCCTGCTCGACGAAATTCTTGGCGTCCTTGTCGGAGCGCAGATCGGCCGTGATCGGCACGATCTTGCGGCCGGTCGCCTTGGCGATCTCATCGGCCGAAGCCTTGAGCGGCTCCATGCGGCGCGCGCAGATCGCAACGTCGACGCCTTCCTTGGCCAACGCCAGTGCGATGCCCTTGCCGATACCTTCCGAACCGCCGGTCACCAGCGCTGTCTTGCCACTCAGTTTAAGGTCCATCGTCGATCTCCGTTGAAATACTCTAGTCGTTACTGTGTCGGTTTTACGGGGCTCGGTGTGACATCCACTTGCCGGCCTCGGCATTGGCGATGAGGTCGGCGAGCGCCGCGTTGAACGCTGCCGGCTCTTC
The Pseudolabrys sp. FHR47 genome window above contains:
- a CDS encoding ABC transporter permease — protein: MTLNAFLFQALNGLSTASGLFFIAAGLSLIFGVTRIVNIAHGSLYMLGTYIAYTLATKIGGAFGFWGGIVLTALFVGLIGAAIEMLLLRRIYRAPELFQLLATFALVLIFNDMTLWLWGPEDLLGPRAPGLAGAVEVFGRRLPSYDLFLIFIAPAVLLLLHFALAKTRFGRLIRAATQDREMVGALGVNQAVLFTSVFALGSMLAGLGGALQVAREPANLATDLVAIGDAFVVVVVGGMGSITGAYLAAIIIAEVKALCIAIGVVDLGFIQFNASKFTLVAEFIVMAIVLIARPYGLLGKPQGNVRSVAEPEEPIRPAAPMLKVLGAAVLVLLLALPVMAQASPYLLILATDVLIAVIFATSLHFIMGPGGMHSFGHAAYFGLGAYGAALLVKAAGFPMLAALMVAPAVALLGALLFGWFAVRLSGVYLAMLTLAFAQIVWAAVFQWETFTGGSNGVIGVWPTAPFNKAWVYYLLALTLAVIAVLMLRRFLFAPFGYAMRAGRDSALRAEAIGIDVKRIHWLGFAIAGCICGVAGGLFAFAKGSISPEAIAVGRSIDGLVMVLLGGIQTLVGPIVGASVFALLQDTVMRQTEYWRALLGLIILVLVLAFPQGIAGAFSTLWRRTESKSGGRA
- a CDS encoding ABC transporter substrate-binding protein, which codes for MKANALLKRRYLTSLAFVLAAGLSFPAVAQDTIKIGELNSYKSQPAFLDPYKKGMELALEEVNAKGGVNGKKIELIIRDDGGNPGEAVRVAEELVTREGVSMIAGTFLSHIGLAVTNFAGQKKVFFLAAEPLTDKITWENGNKYTYRLRATTYMQTAMLMPAAVAAKKKRWALVYPNFEYGQSAAANFKAMLKKAQPDVEFVTEQAPPLGKVDAGAVAQAIDDAKPDAIFNVLFGPDLAKFVREGNTRGVFKDRTVVSLLSGEPEYLDPLGAEAPVGWIVTGYPWDKIKTPEHVAFLTAYQKKFNDYPRLGSIVGYTTIKSIAAGLAKTKGLDADSLVEAFKGLYVQSPFGPFQYRASDHQATMGAYVGKIALEKGKGTMDDFKYIDGASVLPSDEEVKKLRPAGAN
- a CDS encoding SDR family NAD(P)-dependent oxidoreductase, with product MDLKLSGKTALVTGGSEGIGKGIALALAKEGVDVAICARRMEPLKASADEIAKATGRKIVPITADLRSDKDAKNFVEQGHKALGRIDIMVNNAGSAAGGVIEHLTEDDWEKGLQLKFMGYVRCLRYVLPIMRAQGGGRVVNLIGNDGVKPSYWEICPGAANAAGQNLTLSLAGQYGKDNISFVAVNPGPVRTERWAGLVDAMSRDMKISREEADKLAPASIPLGRIAEVEEVANLVTMLASPTMHMVNGTMIEIDGGQDKALMDKFRDKPRG